From Peromyscus maniculatus bairdii isolate BWxNUB_F1_BW_parent chromosome 8, HU_Pman_BW_mat_3.1, whole genome shotgun sequence, a single genomic window includes:
- the Cacng4 gene encoding voltage-dependent calcium channel gamma-4 subunit isoform X3: protein MFSNVPDPQGDLLVHNKPRGAQGKNGRWPPGLQALANGIVRASSVFPILSTILLLLGGLCIGAGRIYSRKNNIVLSAGILFVAAGLSNIIGIIVYISSNTGDPSDKRDEDKKNHYNYGWSFYFGALSFIVAETVGVLAVNIYIEKNKELRFKTKREFLKPSSSSPYARMPSYRYRRRRSRSSSRSTEASPSRDASPVGLKITGAIPMGELSMYTLSREPLKVTTAASYSPDQDAGFLQMHDFFQQDLKEGFHVSMLNRRTTPV from the exons ATGTTCTCAAATGTACCAGATCCCCAGGGCGACCTGCTGGTTCATAACAAGCCCAGAGGTGCCCAGGGAAAGAATGGCAGATGGCCCCCAGGTCTGCAGGCTTTGGCTAATG GCATCGTGCGAGCCTCCAGTGTCTTCCCCATCCTCAGCACCATTCTGCTCCTGCTTGGAGGGCTCTGCATCGGCGCTGGGAGGATCTACAGCCGCAAGAACAACATTGTCCTCAGTGCAGGCATCCTCTTTGTGGCCGCAG GCCTCAGTAACATCATCGGCATCATCGTCTACATCTCCAGCAACACAGGCGACCCCAGTGACAAGCGTGACGAAGACAAAAAGAACCATTACAACTACGGCTGGTCCTTTTACTTTGGAGCCCTGTCATTCATTGTGGCCGAGACCGTGGGCGTCCTGGCCGTAAACATTTAcattgagaaaaataaagagtTGAGGTTTAAGACCAAGCGGGAATTCCTTaagccttcttcctcctctccttacGCCAGGATGCCGAGCTACAGGTACCGGCGACGGCGGTCCAGGTCCAGTTCAAGGTCCACCGAGGCCTCGCCCTCCAGGGATGCGTCTCCCGTGGGCCTGAAGATCACCGGGGCCATTCCTATGGGTGAGCTGTCCATGTACACGCTGTCCAGGGAACCCCTGAAGGTAACCACGGCTGCCAGCTACAGCCCGGACCAGGATGCTGGCTTCCTGCAGATGCACGACTTCTTCCAACAGGACCTAAAGGAGGGTTTCCACGTCAGCATGCTGAACCGGCGGACGACTCCCGTGTGA